The sequence GTACCATGATACATTTGCCAATGTAGTTTCAGAAGCACTGGCAATGGATATTCCTGTGGTTGTTTCAAAGCAGACAGGTGCAAAAGATATTGTGATTGATGGTGAAAATGGATCCATACTGCATGATTTGTCACCCTCAACTATTGCTGAGTCAATAAAAATAACAGCACAACTTCAAAATGTCAGAGAAAAAAGCAGTTGCTTAATGACTGATGAAGACATATTTACTAAATATCTTGAACTTCTTCACTCTTAGCTTCCTTTTTTATACAGAACCGGATTGAGATTTGGATCGTTGTACATTTTCATTTGCCTGTAAACTTTGAAAAATTTATTCCCTTTTATTAAATCTTCCATAAGTTCATTTAAACATTTGGACAGGTCATCTTTTTGCATTTGTAAAATTTTGAGCTTTGATTTGCAGCTTTTTATATGTTCTGCTGTCGCATCTTTTCTTTCCGTTTGTTCTTCCATATGATAAATTTTTAACATGTTTATGGAAAGTCTGTCTATTATGCTGCCCGGCGTTTCACTGTTCATTGATGCATTTTCACTTAATTCAATGACTTTTTCAGACAGCAGCTCAGAAATAATTTCATCCACCTCCTCAATCATATTATTACGTTTTTGATTCAGCTTATCTATATTTCTTTTTACCTGGGCTATTTCAGAATCATTCGCATTGGGATCGCGGGCTATATCCTCCTGGTGCCAGAGTTCATAATTATATCTGACTAAAAGAACTATCGCATCATCCAGGCTGCTGTTGAGTGATTGCTGGTTGAAATTATCTTTGATATGCCACTCAGATATTAGTTTGTACATCTTATCTGCCAAGTTGTTTGTATCAATCATAATAACGCCTCTCTTCTTATTATATTGTTAATTTCACTTATTACTCTCTCCGTTTTAATTGATTTCAGGCATTCCAGACCGCATTCAGGATAGACACAGTTTTTCTTGCATCCGGGGTCATGGTCAATCCCTATATTAATATTAGAATTCGGGGGGGTCCAGCCTGCTGCTGATGGTTTGCCGAAAACTGCTACAGTTGGAATGCCCGAAGATATTGCTATGTGCATTGGACCGTTGTCATTGCCTATATGCATCACAGCTTTTTCAAAAACCGCTCTGGTTTCTGCAAGGCTGATAGGTGGATAGAGCGGAAGCGTATCATTGTTCATCATCGATTTTACATCTTCAACGAAATGCTCTTCGCCGGGGCCGTAAATGAAGAGAATTTTTGCATTGTGCTTTTCTATGATATAATCGCAAACTTTTGCAAATCTATCCAATGGCCATACTTTATATGGTTGCCTTGAAACCGGGGATACTGTGATTAACCTGTCATTTTTTTGTGCTCCCAGTGTTGATAACAAATTTGAGGCAGCCACTCTTTCTTTTTCGGAGATAAAAAATTCAATTTTACCGAAATCTGGAGTAATGCAGACAGTTTCTAAAAAGCTGAACTTA comes from Flexistipes sp. and encodes:
- a CDS encoding DUF4254 domain-containing protein, producing MIDTNNLADKMYKLISEWHIKDNFNQQSLNSSLDDAIVLLVRYNYELWHQEDIARDPNANDSEIAQVKRNIDKLNQKRNNMIEEVDEIISELLSEKVIELSENASMNSETPGSIIDRLSINMLKIYHMEEQTERKDATAEHIKSCKSKLKILQMQKDDLSKCLNELMEDLIKGNKFFKVYRQMKMYNDPNLNPVLYKKGS
- a CDS encoding glycosyltransferase family 9 protein, translating into MKILLIQLRRIGDVMMCTPAVRSVRKAYPDAVIHFLTEPPADQILQYNPHIDKLITFKKNKSTFEKIKMILRLRNEKYDMVIDFHSNPTTGWFSLLSGSKKRIGEYHKARRFLYTKTAKPGKYKYAGYAKFSFLETVCITPDFGKIEFFISEKERVAASNLLSTLGAQKNDRLITVSPVSRQPYKVWPLDRFAKVCDYIIEKHNAKILFIYGPGEEHFVEDVKSMMNNDTLPLYPPISLAETRAVFEKAVMHIGNDNGPMHIAISSGIPTVAVFGKPSAAGWTPPNSNINIGIDHDPGCKKNCVYPECGLECLKSIKTERVISEINNIIRREALL